A single window of Eucalyptus grandis isolate ANBG69807.140 chromosome 1, ASM1654582v1, whole genome shotgun sequence DNA harbors:
- the LOC108957608 gene encoding heavy metal-associated isoprenylated plant protein 16-like isoform X1, translated as MAKKKVVVKVYNMNGRKLKCWLCPKFGARDNRSEALKIAATVPGFSSLSLKGTDRDVIEVTGDEFDAVELTENLRKNVGHAKLEAVEEVKEKKEEQKPQAAEPQVVVAHPPTYIWTESEPEPVCCTIM; from the exons ATGGCTAAG AAAAAGGTGGTGGTCAAGGTGTACAACATGAACGGTAGGAAGCTGAAGTGCTGGCTCTGCCCGAAATTTGGAGCGCGAGATAATCGCTCGGAGGCTCTTAAAATTGCAGCCACTGTCCCAG GGTTCTCATCGTTGAGTTTGAAAGGAACGGACCGAGATGTGATTGAAGTAACGGGGGATGAATTTGATGCAGTCGAGCTCACCGAGAATCTTCGCAAGAACGTGGGTCATGCGAAGTTGGAGGCGGTGGAGGAAGtcaaggagaagaaagaagagcaaaagCCCCAGGCAGCGGAGCCGCAGGTTGTCGTTGCACATCCGCCGACGTACATCTGGACGGAATCCGAACCCGAACCAGTTTGTTGTACTATCATGTAA
- the LOC108957608 gene encoding uncharacterized protein LOC108957608 isoform X2: protein MAKKKVVVKVYNMNGRKLKCWLCPKFGARDNRSEALKIAATVPVELTENLRKNVGHAKLEAVEEVKEKKEEQKPQAAEPQVVVAHPPTYIWTESEPEPVCCTIM, encoded by the exons ATGGCTAAG AAAAAGGTGGTGGTCAAGGTGTACAACATGAACGGTAGGAAGCTGAAGTGCTGGCTCTGCCCGAAATTTGGAGCGCGAGATAATCGCTCGGAGGCTCTTAAAATTGCAGCCACTGTCCCAG TCGAGCTCACCGAGAATCTTCGCAAGAACGTGGGTCATGCGAAGTTGGAGGCGGTGGAGGAAGtcaaggagaagaaagaagagcaaaagCCCCAGGCAGCGGAGCCGCAGGTTGTCGTTGCACATCCGCCGACGTACATCTGGACGGAATCCGAACCCGAACCAGTTTGTTGTACTATCATGTAA